Below is a genomic region from Elusimicrobiota bacterium.
ACGACGATGATGGAGCGGCCGTGGAAAAAGTAGAGCAGTCTGTGCTGCAGGTGCTCTTTGGCGGCCCGGAGCTCGTGGATGTCGTGCCCCAGGTATTCGACTTGCGGCCGTCTCGCCATATGTCCCATGTCTTCCAGGTACTTCAGGGCTCGTCCAATCTTGGCCCGATGGCCCTTGGGTTGGCCTCGGATGTATTCCAGGGCCGGTTGAACCCCTGCGGGGTTCCTATAGAATTCGAGCTTGAAAGCCATTAATAGTTTACAGCGTATAGGCTGTGTTGTCAATGGTCGGTCAGAAGCCGACACGCCTACTTAATATACGATGTCGGGTCGAAAAAGTTCCGTGATGAAAGGCCAGATGAGGCTTGGAAATGGTTCTGGAAGGGCTGCCCGAGTTCTTGGTCTGAGGAAGCGGTCTTAGCGAGGCGCTGGGCTGGTCAGCAATCGGTCACGCGCATTCACCTGGATTCTTTGTCCAGGAAATGGCCGACGTACTCCATGGCGGACTTGTCCACGACCCAGTTGAATGAGCCGTCCGGGAACGGCGGCTCGAAGCGGCCGCAGAGCAGGGCGTATGTCCCGATGGTCGTGAAACGGTCCACGCGCAATGTGTGAGCGGTCGTCGGGGGATTGGCGTGCGCCGCGCCGAGCGGGACTAG
It encodes:
- a CDS encoding type II toxin-antitoxin system RelE/ParE family toxin is translated as MAFKLEFYRNPAGVQPALEYIRGQPKGHRAKIGRALKYLEDMGHMARRPQVEYLGHDIHELRAAKEHLQHRLLYFFHGRSIIVVTSGLLKNQGRVPQEEIERARGYRADWLERFGGHA